One genomic segment of Drosophila melanogaster chromosome 3R includes these proteins:
- the nAChRalpha1 gene encoding nicotinic acetylcholine receptor alpha1, isoform A: MGSVLFAAVFIALHFATGGLANPDAKRLYDDLLSNYNRLIRPVGNNSDRLTVKMGLRLSQLIDVNLKNQIMTTNVWVEQEWNDYKLKWNPDDYGGVDTLHVPSEHIWLPDIVLYNNADGNYEVTIMTKAILHHTGKVVWKPPAIYKSFCEIDVEYFPFDEQTCFMKFGSWTYDGYMVDLRHLKQTADSDNIEVGIDLQDYYISVEWDIMRVPAVRNEKFYSCCEEPYLDIVFNLTLRRKTLFYTVNLIIPCVGISFLSVLVFYLPSDSGEKISLCISILLSLTVFFLLLAEIIPPTSLTVPLLGKYLLFTMMLVTLSVVVTIAVLNVNFRSPVTHRMAPWVQRLFIQILPKLLCIERPKKEEPEEDQPPEVLTDVYHLPPDVDKFVNYDSKRFSGDYGIPALPASHRFDLAAAGGISAHCFAEPPLPSSLPLPGADDDLFSPSGLNGDISPGCCPAAAAAAAADLSPTFEKPYAREMEKTIEGSRFIAQHVKNKDKFESVEEDWKYVAMVLDRMFLWIFAIACVVGTALIILQAPSLYDQSQPIDILYSKIAKKKFELLKMGSENTL, translated from the exons ATGGGTAGCGTGCTATTCGCAGCTGTATTCATAGCATTACACTTTGCCACCGGCGGCCTGGCCAACCCAGATGCGAAGCGACTCTACGACGACCTGCTGAGCAACTACAATCGCCTCATCCGACCCGTGGGCAACAACTCGGACCGTCTCACCGTCAAGATGGGTCTGCGCCTCTCCCAGCTGATCGATGTG AATCTAAAGAATCAAATTATGACAACCAATGTCTGGGTGGAACAG GAATGGAACGACtataaattgaaatggaatcCGGATGACTATGGCGGCGTGGACACTTTGCACGTTCCCTCCGAGCATATATGGCTACCGGATATTGTGCTCTATAACAA cGCCGATGGCAACTATGAAGTGACAATAATGACAAAAGCAATTCTTCATCACACGGGCAAAGTGGTGTGGAAACCGCCCGCCATTTACAAATCCTTCTGCGAAATTGATGTCGAGTACTTTCCCTTCGACGAGCAGACATGTTTCATGAAGTTCGGATCCTGGACCTACGATGGTTACATG GTGGACTTGAGGCACTTGAAGCAGACCGCCGACTCGGACAACATCGAGGTGGGCATCGACCTGCAGGACTACTACATCTCCGTGGAGTGGGACATCATGCGTGTGCCGGCGGTGCGGAACGAGAAGTTCTACAGCTGCTGCGAGGAGCCGTATCTGGACATAGTGTTCAACCTGACGCTCCGCCGGAAGACGCTCTTCTACACGGTCAACCTGATCATACCCTGCGTGGGCATCTCGTTCCTGTCCGTTCTGGTCTTCTACCTGCCCAGCGACTCTGGCGAGAAGATCTCGCTCTGCATCAGCATCCTGCTCTCGCTTACCGTGTTCTTCCTCCTGCTGGCCGAGATCATTCCGCCCACGTCGCTGACGGTGCCGCTGCTGGGAAAGTATCTGCTCTTCACCATGATGCTGGTCACGCTCTCTGTCGTGGTCACCATTGCCGTGCTCAATGTGAATTTTAG ATCCCCTGTCACGCATCGCATGGCACCGTGGGTGCAGCGCCTCTTCATCCAGATCCTGCCCAAGCTGCTCTGCATCGAGCGGCCCAAGAAGGAGGAGCCCGAGGAGGACCAGCCGCCCGAAGTGCTCACCGATGTCTATCACCTGCCGCCGGATGTGGACAAGTTTGTCAACTACGATTCGAAGCGTTTCAGCGGCGACTACGGCATTCCAG CACTACCCGCTTCGCATCGCTTCGATTTGGCTGCGGCGGGCGGGATTAGCGCCCACTGTTTCGCAGAACCGCCGCTGCCCTCCTCACTGCCACTCCCGGGCGCCGACGACGATCTGTTCAGCCCGTCGGGCCTCAACGGAGACATCAGTCCCGGCTGCTGCCCGGCCGCTgcagccgccgctgccgccgatCTCAGTCCTACGTTCGAGAAGCCCTACGCCCGCGAAATGGAGAAGACCATCGAAGGATCCCGCTTCATCGCGCAGCACGTGAAGAACAAGGATAAGTTTGAGAGT GTGGAAGAGGACTGGAAGTACGTTGCCATGGTATTGGATCGTATGTTTCTGTGGATCTTCGCGATCGCTTGCGTGGTCGGCACAGCGCTGATTATCCTGCAGGCTCCCAGCTTGTACGACCAATCGCAGCCGATCGATATACTCTACTCGAAGATTGCCAAGAAGAAGTTCGAGCTGCTCAAGATGGGCAGCGAGAACACCTTATAG
- the nAChRalpha1 gene encoding nicotinic acetylcholine receptor alpha1, isoform B: MGSVLFAAVFIALHFATGGLANPDAKRLYDDLLSNYNRLIRPVGNNSDRLTVKMGLRLSQLIDVNLKNQIMTTNVWVEQEWNDYKLKWNPDDYGGVDTLHVPSEHIWLPDIVLYNNADGNYEVTIMTKAILHHTGKVVWKPPAIYKSFCEIDVEYFPFDEQTCFMKFGSWTYDGYMVDLRHLKQTADSDNIEVGIDLQDYYISVEWDIMRVPAVRNEKFYSCCEEPYLDIVFNLTLRRKTLFYTVNLIIPCVGISFLSVLVFYLPSDSGEKISLCISILLSLTVFFLLLAEIIPPTSLTVPLLGKYLLFTMMLVTLSVVVTIAVLNVNFRSPVTHRMAPWVQRLFIQILPKLLCIERPKKEEPEEDQPPEVLTDVYHLPPDVDKFVNYDSKRFSGDYGIPALPASHRFDLAAAGGISAHCFAEPPLPSSLPLPGADDDLFSPSGLNGDISPGCCPAAAAAAAADLSPTFEKPYAREMEKTIEGSRFIAQHVKNKDKFESVEEDWKYVAMVLDRMFLWIFAIACVVGTALIILQAPSLYDQSQPIDILYSKIAKKKFELLKMGSENTLXRPLGFAAGWWNLIISSLRTLFAARDDDRG; encoded by the exons ATGGGTAGCGTGCTATTCGCAGCTGTATTCATAGCATTACACTTTGCCACCGGCGGCCTGGCCAACCCAGATGCGAAGCGACTCTACGACGACCTGCTGAGCAACTACAATCGCCTCATCCGACCCGTGGGCAACAACTCGGACCGTCTCACCGTCAAGATGGGTCTGCGCCTCTCCCAGCTGATCGATGTG AATCTAAAGAATCAAATTATGACAACCAATGTCTGGGTGGAACAG GAATGGAACGACtataaattgaaatggaatcCGGATGACTATGGCGGCGTGGACACTTTGCACGTTCCCTCCGAGCATATATGGCTACCGGATATTGTGCTCTATAACAA cGCCGATGGCAACTATGAAGTGACAATAATGACAAAAGCAATTCTTCATCACACGGGCAAAGTGGTGTGGAAACCGCCCGCCATTTACAAATCCTTCTGCGAAATTGATGTCGAGTACTTTCCCTTCGACGAGCAGACATGTTTCATGAAGTTCGGATCCTGGACCTACGATGGTTACATG GTGGACTTGAGGCACTTGAAGCAGACCGCCGACTCGGACAACATCGAGGTGGGCATCGACCTGCAGGACTACTACATCTCCGTGGAGTGGGACATCATGCGTGTGCCGGCGGTGCGGAACGAGAAGTTCTACAGCTGCTGCGAGGAGCCGTATCTGGACATAGTGTTCAACCTGACGCTCCGCCGGAAGACGCTCTTCTACACGGTCAACCTGATCATACCCTGCGTGGGCATCTCGTTCCTGTCCGTTCTGGTCTTCTACCTGCCCAGCGACTCTGGCGAGAAGATCTCGCTCTGCATCAGCATCCTGCTCTCGCTTACCGTGTTCTTCCTCCTGCTGGCCGAGATCATTCCGCCCACGTCGCTGACGGTGCCGCTGCTGGGAAAGTATCTGCTCTTCACCATGATGCTGGTCACGCTCTCTGTCGTGGTCACCATTGCCGTGCTCAATGTGAATTTTAG ATCCCCTGTCACGCATCGCATGGCACCGTGGGTGCAGCGCCTCTTCATCCAGATCCTGCCCAAGCTGCTCTGCATCGAGCGGCCCAAGAAGGAGGAGCCCGAGGAGGACCAGCCGCCCGAAGTGCTCACCGATGTCTATCACCTGCCGCCGGATGTGGACAAGTTTGTCAACTACGATTCGAAGCGTTTCAGCGGCGACTACGGCATTCCAG CACTACCCGCTTCGCATCGCTTCGATTTGGCTGCGGCGGGCGGGATTAGCGCCCACTGTTTCGCAGAACCGCCGCTGCCCTCCTCACTGCCACTCCCGGGCGCCGACGACGATCTGTTCAGCCCGTCGGGCCTCAACGGAGACATCAGTCCCGGCTGCTGCCCGGCCGCTgcagccgccgctgccgccgatCTCAGTCCTACGTTCGAGAAGCCCTACGCCCGCGAAATGGAGAAGACCATCGAAGGATCCCGCTTCATCGCGCAGCACGTGAAGAACAAGGATAAGTTTGAGAGT GTGGAAGAGGACTGGAAGTACGTTGCCATGGTATTGGATCGTATGTTTCTGTGGATCTTCGCGATCGCTTGCGTGGTCGGCACAGCGCTGATTATCCTGCAGGCTCCCAGCTTGTACGACCAATCGCAGCCGATCGATATACTCTACTCGAAGATTGCCAAGAAGAAGTTCGAGCTGCTCAAGATGGGCAGCGAGAACACCTTATAGCGACCACTTGGGTTCGCGGCTGGCTGGTGGAATCTAATCATCAGCTCGCTGCGGACCCTGTTCGCCGCTCGCGACGATGATCGTGGATAA